DNA from Tripterygium wilfordii isolate XIE 37 chromosome 15, ASM1340144v1, whole genome shotgun sequence:
GGTGTTAGATACGTAGATAGATCGTCGAAGAAAGGCAAGAAAGAGGATTTAAATGTTTTGATCAGTGTTCCCAAGATTTCACCCACCTGAAACCAGTCATGCGTAATTGCGTAttaagaaaagaagcaagataTTCGGTTTTTTCTTCAAATAGAGATCTACAAACATGAGCTCTGTTTTATGTGCTTTCATATTCATATAAGGTAGTTAGAAAAACTAACTTGTTCAATAACTTCTTCCTCCTGCTCATTTTCTTCCCCAATCAGCTCACTCTCCTCAGCATCAAAGTCTTCAGCTTTCGCCCTCTCTGCCCGCTCAAGTTTTCTACTGGAGCTAGCCGTTATTACTAGTTTTATCTCTTCGACAATGGATCTCACCTGGCCTTCATCCAACAATGGTCCAGAaatctgaaagaaaaaaaaaatttacaagatCAATCGTTTACTTCGCACAAGTGTTTCGCATGGGTAACATGTGCTACAAGCTCTTCCAAGTTAACTACAAGCAGAAGTAGAACAGTTTTTGCAGGAAAGCATCTGAAGATGGAAATATCACCACGACAATAAGACATGGCAGTTTGTAACAAAACATTCAGCTAACATAGAGGGATAAAGAAAAGTACTCAAATATGAAAAGAATAATTACACCAATTTTTCACACAACATTTAACAGAGTTAAGTGACAAATGTATTGTTAGAAGGAAAATGTGATTCGTCCAgcacaaaaatcacaaaataataGACTGAACAAAAAATGCTTAATTGATTTTCCACTATTAAAATTGAATGAAAAGGGTAAAACCAAACACATGCAGCAGAATCAAGGAGGGAACATGCCACATCCAGCTTTCAGCTGAATATAATATAAAGGTTAGAATTGTAATTGAATTCTGCTCCGCCACCCAAGTAAATGGAATGACACTGAAACtggcttttttttcccttttagttGTTCAACAAAGAATCAGGGATTTGAACCCCTGCCCTCGAAGGCAGTATGATGAGTAACCACCACCTGATCCGGTGGTGCTCCTCCTAATTAAGCTGAAACTTCTGCTTCACCAAGCCTCAATTTGTTTCAATATGAAATGGATAGTTGATGTAATACAGTCATAGTAGCCTAGACCTAAATCCTGTCAAGAATGGTAGTCCCCCAAGTATAGAACAATGAAGACCTTTTACTAAGAATGCAACAGCTTTCAGTGTTACGACGTAGGATGGTTTTAATGCAAAAATCCTATGTAACAATCTAAGGTGCTGGGCATATTTGTACCAGAAAGAGAGGTTGAAAATTTAACAAGTCAAAACTAAGTAATTTTGCAATCCTAGACATTTGAGGAAAAGAAAGATATGAATACTATCAAAGAAACAGTgagagaaccaaaaaaaaaggaacaaagtcAGTTTCAACATACGAAAAAACTTTTACGCCGTAACTAATTGAAAGCAAAACCGAGTCTCAAAAACTTTTACTATGGATCTTTTATGTTAATAGGAATATAAATTCATCTTACTATGCTCTTTTAGAAGTTAACTAAAATTAGTAATTTTGAATTACAGCCAATATTGAATTACTTGACTTACCaagtacttttttaaaagcCTAACAGGATAGACAACTACTTTAAAAACACCACCACTCTAAGAAGGCATATTTGTCAATCAATTCGACTGATACATCATATATTTTCCATAAAAAGAACATGATACATGATAACTTTGCTCCTGAGGACGACAAACCTGTAAGCATTCATTCAATGCATCCAACATACTTGCACAGATTTCAGTATCTGGTTCCTGCAAGAAAATTGCCATTCAGGTGCTTGTTTTTAATTTTAGGCGTTCTGGTACTCTATCCCCAACAATAAGGATCATATCAACAATAAAACTCTAATAACACAGTGTGAACATGAAACTTAATTAAAACAAGACCATATAACCTTATGCAATGCTTCAACCAGAGCCGGCATAATATAGTCAGACAACTGCTTTATATAGGACTCATCACGCCCCTGGGACAACCTTTTCTCTACAGCTAATTTTGCAGATTTCAGTAGCTCCGGCATAGCTAAAAACAGAGAGTAAGAAAAGGTATGATGACATATGGAAAAAATTTAAGTaataaaccaaaaggagacGAAAAGTTTTACCTGAAACTGCTGCTTTCCTAACTTCctcatgaaaataaaatttaagaaGAGGAACTAAAGTTGGAGCAACCTACATCAAAAAATGCACCCTTAGTGATGCTTCGAGCTTCAAAATTTCCACAGAGAAAAGAAACCGACACTTCAACAGACCTGATCAATCCAAGGAAAGAATCCTTCCTTCAACTCATCAGCATAGCAACATAGCATGTTACAAGCTGTGGCTTTTTCTTCTAGGACGCTAGTCTTGATTCCAATTCTTTTGTCACCGAGAGTAATGGTTTCCATGCTAAAATAAAGATGCAACTTTTAACAAGATTCCAGATACATCACACAACATAACTATGCAACTAAAATCACAGTTTAGACAAGCATAACCAGGAAGGCAGGACCTAAAATGTAATGCTAGCACGTTACGCAGGCATTCGCATGATAGTGATAGGAGTACATGTGTGAATCGATGAATTTgtcaaaatatcatatattCTACGTGTTTGTGCCACAGACGGAGAAAGAGAGGGCCCACTACACAATCTTTCAAGTTCATATGGAAGAACACTTAAACTATTGACATAAGGGCAACAAATAACTTATGGAAGCATATGCATTCTTTTCCACTGAGATTAATGTATGAGAAAAAGCACAAACCTTTCATCATCTGTGTCTTCATTATCATTATCTGAATCTGCAGATGTAATGGTCACATCGGGCTTAAGTTGGGCAGATTGAAGCAAAGATGGCATGACAACACTCATATATGGGAGGAAATCTTGTCCCAGGCACTTGCAAAGCCTAGCCCATGCCTACAACATAAAAAGGATAACAATAAAGGGAAAgggaaaatatcaaaatatatttaaaaaaaattataaaggtTCAGCACAATTTTGGAGAAATCGGGAGCATACTTGCAGCATGTAACTAGTTGTTGGATCATCTGTCTCCATTTGAGACCCTTGCAACAACATAAGCACTTCCATAACCTAGCACAAATATAGGAGAGAGCTCAAACTAAAATGTCGATGTGAGTGAAGAATCTTTTTTACAATTGCAGAGGATCCCCTTAATTTGATGGGAGTGACAccccaacaccaaaaaaaaaaagtatctgTAGCAAGGATCTCGTAGACAAATATAGCTGCCAATGGCATATGGTAGTGGCATTACCAATCCTTGTCTGCAAACCAAAGGGTCAGATATAATGCTTTGAGGGAGAGGGGAATGAACCCAAATACTGAAGACAAAATAAGTACACAAATATGGGAGAGTGCTGAGATCAGAGTGAGTAAAATGACAACTGTTTTGGAACAAGAATAGGAGCTGCGGTTAACGATGACCAATCAAGAAATCATTCTATTTATACATGTGTCTACCTGCTTAGCATCATCCCGAAACTTATTTTTCCCGACAGCCATTCCAACCAGGCTAATGCACTCCATGGATTTTGCACGGAGCATGCGGTTAGCCTTGTCAGTTGCATTAACCAAGATAGCTTTCAGGTACGGCATAACCGCATCATAATATTTTTGGAAGTGTTCCTGTAGATCTCAAAAGAGTTAGAGGAAGattcaaaacaacaacaaattaaTGATTATAGCTTTTTTTCCAGTGAATTATTCAAGCATACTTGAGATGAATCAGCAACAGAAGCTAAAGCAGTCAATGCCCCCTCTTGCACCATTTGTTTTCCATTCtgcatatttttgttttaaaaaaaaaattaaaaaaaaaaaaacatattaagagaaacaaatgcaagttaaaaagaaaatcaatgaaTTATGGCAGTACAGTAAAGATCCACAAATTACCTGTAACAACACAAGCAACTTGCTCACTATTCCATCTAAGTATGGTGTCAAAATTTCTGGAGTGCAGTTTTCACTGAAGTTGAGGACCGCTGAAGCAGCATGTGCCTGTCAACATGCAagttaaaagaaaatcaatgaaCTATGGCAGTATTGTAGATAAAGTAGAATCATAAGTACCCCTTTCTGAAATAAATAACAGAAGTGGTTTCATTGTCCATGCTGCTTGAGGCTACCTCTCAAGAACCTCTCCCCACCGGGCAATGCCTTCTTCACCTTGTCGGCTGGGGGTGCAACAATTTCCCTCTTTACACTTCTACTCCTCCAAATACTCTAAAGCAGCATTCTATTACAATTTAAGAACGAGTTCCTGTTTCTCTAACTTATAGATCAGAAAACCTTGTTTCAGCGGTATAACTCTGTCCCAAACTACGACACAGCTCTGGCACCCAATCGGAGAATAGGGAAGTATGGTTTTTTCCATTGGTAACCCAAGAAGCTACAAATATCATTTTGCAGCAATGATAAGATTCCAAACAACATCTAATGACAAGTCACTACAAACTCTGAACCACATTATTGGACACAAATTAAACCCTCAAAGCAACACATATAGACCCTGTTTTGATGATGTCTGAAATTTGAACTAATGGGGTTCTCTCAAACCCAACTCCCATTTTACCCTAAAATGACCACCACTTCAAACTAAATCTAAAATCCACACACAAAAAGCATTCTTCTATAACCTCAGAATCTCTACCTTTCAAACAATAGGAAAGTACGAGTCTCAAAACTCAAATTTCTATAACATTGTAAAATCAGATGGACAATGAATATTTAACAACATTCATACACCGTATAACACATGAATCCATGAGCAGAAATAATATGCTTAGGTCTCCAATGTGGACAACCACCAAGATTTTAAACCAGAAAAAGTTTTTTCAAATACTAAATTACAATTTTGTGACTTTGTAATCATGAGACAACGGATATAGCTACTTATAAATGTGCAGTTCCTAACACAGAGAGCAACACTTGGTATTAGTGACATGAAGTCAATACTTTCCTCACAAGAAGCAGATATTTACCGCAATTGAGATATATAGAATTAGTGACGATCTCCCAAATCAAGACCCACACTAACCTGAACCCGAGGATTTTGGAAATCATCCATGGCAGAAGCTAGTGCTGGCAGCACCCGTTGGTGATACTGATTTTGCAAATCTGGACCCAAATCTGTTGACAGCTGCCCAATTGCATTAATAGCAGCCCACCTTACACGAGGGTGTGGATCGTGGAAGGAATTTAGAACCATTGACACTACGTGCtccaaattttttatcattaccTGCAACAATACAAACAAATTCTATAACCAGCAATAACACGGAGGAATTCGTTTCTTATATCAACAAAGGAGTCTTTAGAGAGAAGGGAATTGAGACTAGGaccttttttccctttcattttCATACTATCATAATTTCATTCTTTCCCAAGCTTGGAAAGCCAAAGGGGCAAAAGTCCATCAGAAAAGAACAGCCAACCATTCTATTGCATATTCTCATAGAGCCAACCATTCTATTGCATATTCTCATAGTGACAAACAAATCAAGCGGGAAAATTTTATGATCGCTAAaatttcaatgtttacaatAAAGAAACTAACAGCTTTAAATACCTTGGAGCAACCCTCGGCAATTTGGGCAAGAGCTATTAACGCAGCATGGTGCTTCTGCCACTCCGGAGCAGCAAGATACGTTGGTAACTGCTCGGAAGCCACTGGAACTATGGCGTTGCCACCCAAAGAAATCGCCAATCTGTCCAAACACTCTTGTCCTACACTGTAGTTGCTAGTTTCTCCAGCATCCTCATCTTCGGTCTCTGCAGTGTGCCAGGCAGGATCGTCCTCAATATCCAAAAGCATCTTCATCAATATCGCGAACAGTCTGCTTATGAACTGCGGCAGCTTCCTCATCATCCCTGGTGCTCGCTCCCGTGCCTCAGCAAGCGTGATAACAAACTCTACCGCCAAATGCCTCGTGCCTTCCTCCAACCTCTCCGCCTCTGCTACCTGGAGCATTGACCCTACCACGTCCACGAGTTGCCTTCGCAAGAACCGCGGCTCCGTCCCAGCCAACTCAATCAACAATTCCAACGCTTCCTGTGCTGTTGCTTCATTACCATTATTCAAAGCCTCGGTCAAAGTCGTTATCATGGCCGGCAACAAGTCCTGAAACCTGTCCCGATCACCCGAGCTCGACAAGCATTGGATAAAATTGATCACAGCGTTCAAGGCTGCAATCTTCACGTCTGGATTGGGTGAACTCCCCAATACGTTCAAGAACACAGTGTGCAGATGCTTGATATGAGGAATCAACGTATCTCCTATGTACTGGGACAGCTGAGCAAAGATCAAAAACGCCGATTCCTGCAATTTAGGAGAGTCCGACTGCACGCACTGGAACATAAACGGGAGCAATTCGGGCCAACAGTCCTCCGGAACAATCCCCGAAGCAAGCTCCGAGATGGTATCGCATAGCTTCTTAGTTATCGATTTGGTACTCTCACGCTGAAGACACGATAATAACAACGATTTCAAGGAGGATTGAGTGGAAGGGGATAGCCGCGGCCAAAGGTAAGAGTCATCGCGGGTGAGCAATTTACGGAGGAGAACAGCGGACATAGCGCGGCCCTCGACATGCGGTGAGAACTGGAGGAGGTGAGCGAGTTTTAGCGAAAGAGAGTCAGGATCGGTCTGTTTGCAAAGGTTGAATAGAAGCTCAGCCTGGGATCGCTGCTCATTCGACGAGGACATCAAGTGAGATATCAACGTCTCAAAGGGGGCCGAGTCCGGCCCCAAGATGGCTGCGAGTTGCGCTTGTTGGAGTTGCTGAGTCGACCCGGCGTCCATTGTTGTGGGCGGGGAGCAAGTTAGGGTTTGGAGGCTGTGTACCCTCTCTCCAGTAGATTATTTTGGTGGTATTTTTTGGGGctgtttggaatttggatagAGAGATTGGGAATATCACGCGTGAGATCGATGGTGGAAGTGAGGGTTTGATTAGGGCAAGGTGGGATGATTAGCTGGATTTTTGTGTGCAATGATTAATGTGTGGGGTTCAGTTCAGTCTGTTTTGTTTTGGagggaaaattaaaaaaaaaatgaatatatatttttaataatggAATCATCACAGATAGATAGAGCAGTGTTGGCTACCAGTAAAAGCcaactttttttggttttgcCTTTCTTATTTGTcctgcaaaataaagaaaaaactaaCAAGTGGCAGTTGTTTAGAAAAATCTTAAGTTAATCAATACGTTTAATCCTCATTGTTAGCCCATTATTCTTCCTCTAAACCAATTTCTAACcacttaaaaaagaaaatccaaccGATATGAATAGGAGAAAAACATTACACATTCAAAGATCCTTCATTTCTGTAGTGGCCCGGCCCATTCGGTCAAAGGATGGATAAGCTCATAAGTCCGGTTGGATAAACAAGTCCAAAGCCCATGAATACAATGCAGCTTGCAGAGGAAGTTGTAAAATGGGCCGCATGACACAAAACAGAACAGAATAACAAATATGAAGACGTCGCAAGGAAATGATGCTTTTAGGGAAAGAGAGCTCCCCGTTGTCAACGGCTGAGGCATCAGGCGAGGAGTTCCAACGGCGTCGTTTTTTCACAATGCAGAATTGCAGAGGCTACAGAGGTCAAAATATTGGGCCGACACTCCTAATCAAGCCCCATAACAGGCAGTTGAGTAGATTCTGAGGAGTATAGGGAATGGACTTCAGTCCAAATAACAGAGTATATTGGGCCTCCGAAAATAATGGAACTTAATCCTTAAGGAAGCACAGCTGGACGCTTGTCACTTGCCAGTAGGTAGCGATCTGCTGGACCTTTGGTGCAGCAATTGTCCTGCAACAGCAACTATACGCACTATAAGAGATCGTTAAAATCACGCTCCTATACGCATCTTCTTGTAAGCGCGCGTATTTGCACCCTTCGAAATGCGCGTGCTTGAACTCGCCATCCTCCCTACTGCGCCGACACCTGCACCTTCATCACAAAATGTAGGAAACCACATCACTCGTAGTCTTGTATTACTGCATCATCTCTACATAGATCGATCTTCTCGAACCCTAGAAATCaaacagacagacagacagacagaaaGACAGAAGGAAAGATGAGGAAACCAGCTTCATCATCAGCAAAGGCAATGAAGAAAACAACTGCAGGAACAACAACAACTAAGACACCATGCTGTGTAAAGATAGGGTTGAAAAGGGGACCATGGACGGCGGAGGAGGACGAGCTTCTGTCGAATTACATACATCGAGAAGGCGAAGGAAGGTGGCGCACGCTTCCGAAGAGAGCGGGTCTGCTCCGCTGCGGGAAGAGCTGTCGCCTTCGGTGGATGAACTACCTTCGCCCTTGTGTTAAGCGAGGCCAGATCGCCCCCGACGAGGAAGATCTCATTCTCCGCCTCCACCGACTCCTCGGCAACAGGTCTActtacacatatacatacaaacacaTACATTAATCTCATAGTGATATTGAATTtggggatttagggtttttttcaGTTACTGAATTAATGTTTAATTTGTATTATTCATTAGGTGGTCACTAATAGCTGGGAGGATTCCAGGGCGGACAGATAATGAGATAAAGAATTACTGGAACACTCACCTCAGCAAGAAGTTGATAAGCCAAGGAATTGATCCAAGAACACACAAGCCACTAAATCCTTCTTCTTCCAAGTTGAATAATTGCATTCCTAGCTGTTCTAACCCTAATCCAGAAAATAATAATGTTGGGGATTATTTTCAAAATGGGTATGTCCATGTCCAAAGTGCTTCCATTGATCATCATCACCTGCAGTATCAATTACCAGGAACGTTAGCAGTGAATAATGGCTGCTCAGCCGGTTTGCTCAACAACAATCAAGAAGAAGATTATGATATGAATTGCTGCAATGGTGATGATGTGTTCTCTTCATTCCTAAATTCACTCATCAATGAGGAAGCTcatcaaaatgaacaaatggCAGATCCGTTGGTTTcgatttcctcttcttttttcggCTTTGGAACAAGCTGGGAGTCTCCTCTGGTGTCATCTACTTTTAGCCAAAATGATCCCAAGGGAGTTGAACCACCTGCATGTACTCTTCCACAGTGAAgctgcatgcatgcatgttggTTTGCCTGGTATTTACTCTATATCTCTCAATTCTAGGGTTTGCATggtttttatgattttatgtATCTCGATTATGCGTTAATATTCTTGTGTCTTCTAGACATCATATTATTTCTATCAATATGTTGTTGTATGTGTGGGaatctatatatttatatatatgtgtattggTGTTCCAAACAAACTTAAATATCTTTTGAACAATATATGAATATGATTTGTATGAACCTGATTTCATTACATGTCTCTCTAGAAGTTCTTTATTAGTCATATAGTTGTCAAAGAGCTTCCCAAGAATTATGGGATCACAAGTTATCAACTAAGTGATACTCaggtatatataaaaaataaaaaaaaaaggaaaaagaaaaggaaattataTTGAAAGGCATATTCAACAAGCAAATACAGCTTGGTGATGTTCAAGTAGGTAAAGATTATAGTACTAGAGATTAGAGAGAGTATATGCATTTAGAATTTCATAACATTTATTCCAAAAAATCGATTATGCTTTACTTATATTAAGAAGAATGATCTTCTTCAGTGGATTTTCCTTGATCTTGTTTAGTCTATTTTCTTAGAAAATAAGACTATATATGAATCTTTGACTGGCCTACTAATTATTAACTTAAAATGATTGCAATTAACCTCATATTATGGGCAATCCCTCAATATCGTCGGATTAATTAAGCTAACCCAAAAATGTAacacataattaaataaattaagaaGGTGAAGCACCTAAGTTGTCCTGATTGCTAGGTATATATACCTTATTTAGGCGCTTCCCGTTGATTTAATTAATGCAACATATATACACTATATTCATTTACTCTATAGTTTGTTTAATGCTTGAGAAAAGCATTAGTTTAGGTTAGATGGAAATATCTAGCCTATGCATTCATTGCACAATGTTGGTTTTGTTATAAATCGAATATTCGTGAAAGCACTTTATAAATACAATCGAACTCGAATAGGTATTAATTATTCACTATGTGTCTAAATTCATACGGTTGTGTCCTTAAAATGACGTACATTCTTAGCTGAGAGTGATtgaatctttatttataaatcatatcGATAACTTACACTTAAACGACATGAAATACAAGTTTTAACAGGTTTCTATAATTTTGAGATTCATGAAGTTCTAAAACCATAAGCGAAAATGTAGgcattcattaattttttgccAAATAAACAGGAAGGAATAATAATTTTCCACTTACATTGGTTACAGAGTGCACAGTATTTGAATTCATCATGGGTTGATGCATCCAATTGCTGCATAAAACTTGTGTTTAATGCAAATCCCGTCACCCTGTAAGctttatgattattattatagcCATTGATTTCAgactttaattaaattaattaaaggcaAATCAAATGTGTAGTAATATTCATGCATGGTTAATTAATTCATCAAAAATTCTTCTCAATTAGGATCAATCACAC
Protein-coding regions in this window:
- the LOC120016686 gene encoding importin-5-like, producing the protein MDAGSTQQLQQAQLAAILGPDSAPFETLISHLMSSSNEQRSQAELLFNLCKQTDPDSLSLKLAHLLQFSPHVEGRAMSAVLLRKLLTRDDSYLWPRLSPSTQSSLKSLLLSCLQRESTKSITKKLCDTISELASGIVPEDCWPELLPFMFQCVQSDSPKLQESAFLIFAQLSQYIGDTLIPHIKHLHTVFLNVLGSSPNPDVKIAALNAVINFIQCLSSSGDRDRFQDLLPAMITTLTEALNNGNEATAQEALELLIELAGTEPRFLRRQLVDVVGSMLQVAEAERLEEGTRHLAVEFVITLAEARERAPGMMRKLPQFISRLFAILMKMLLDIEDDPAWHTAETEDEDAGETSNYSVGQECLDRLAISLGGNAIVPVASEQLPTYLAAPEWQKHHAALIALAQIAEGCSKVMIKNLEHVVSMVLNSFHDPHPRVRWAAINAIGQLSTDLGPDLQNQYHQRVLPALASAMDDFQNPRVQAHAASAVLNFSENCTPEILTPYLDGIVSKLLVLLQNGKQMVQEGALTALASVADSSQEHFQKYYDAVMPYLKAILVNATDKANRMLRAKSMECISLVGMAVGKNKFRDDAKQVMEVLMLLQGSQMETDDPTTSYMLQAWARLCKCLGQDFLPYMSVVMPSLLQSAQLKPDVTITSADSDNDNEDTDDESMETITLGDKRIGIKTSVLEEKATACNMLCCYADELKEGFFPWIDQVAPTLVPLLKFYFHEEVRKAAVSAMPELLKSAKLAVEKRLSQGRDESYIKQLSDYIMPALVEALHKEPDTEICASMLDALNECLQISGPLLDEGQVRSIVEEIKLVITASSSRKLERAERAKAEDFDAEESELIGEENEQEEEVIEQVGEILGTLIKTFKSSFLPFFDDLSTYLTPMWGKDKTAEERRIAICIFDDVAEECRDTALRYYDTYLPFLLEACNDENPDVRQAAVYGLGVCAEFGGSVFQPLVGEALSRLNVVIRHPSALQPENVMAYDNAVSALGKICRFHRDSIDAAQVVHAWLNCLPIKGDLIEAKVVHEQLCSMVERSDRELLGPNNQCLPKIIAVFAEVLCGKDLASEQTASRMVNLLRQLQQTLPPATLASTWSSLQPQQQLALQSILS
- the LOC120016689 gene encoding transcription repressor MYB5-like, translating into MRKPASSSAKAMKKTTAGTTTTKTPCCVKIGLKRGPWTAEEDELLSNYIHREGEGRWRTLPKRAGLLRCGKSCRLRWMNYLRPCVKRGQIAPDEEDLILRLHRLLGNRWSLIAGRIPGRTDNEIKNYWNTHLSKKLISQGIDPRTHKPLNPSSSKLNNCIPSCSNPNPENNNVGDYFQNGYVHVQSASIDHHHLQYQLPGTLAVNNGCSAGLLNNNQEEDYDMNCCNGDDVFSSFLNSLINEEAHQNEQMADPLVSISSSFFGFGTSWESPLVSSTFSQNDPKGVEPPACTLPQ